From a single Tachypleus tridentatus isolate NWPU-2018 chromosome 6, ASM421037v1, whole genome shotgun sequence genomic region:
- the LOC143254500 gene encoding uncharacterized protein LOC143254500 isoform X1: MLSIRKITVFIMHQLRPVIHKIRLLHTKSPYLIRPCEATLLLHAIKILALLLLLALFIGNHPGLEHIELQHHTRATTYSVDLPVAVEGLFKINTRASWWATYLFTGKLQGLDSISFNTDPQKCEMEIHGTAWNIRNDNLSSSNV, translated from the exons ATGCTATCTATTAGAAAGATCACAGTTTTCATAATGCATCAGCTTCGTCCTGTTATTCATAAAAT aagACTTCTGCATACAAAATCTCCTTATCTTATTCGGCCTTGTGAAGCTACGTTACTACTTCATGCAATAAAGATTCTGGCTTTACTTCTTCTACTTGCTTTGTTTATTGGCAATCATCCTGGTTTGGAGCACATCGAACTGCAGCATCACACAAGAGCAACCACATACAG cGTTGACTTACCCGTAGCAGTTGAAGGATTGTTCAAAATTAATACAAGAGCAAGCTGGTGGGCCACGTACTTGTTTACTGGAAAATTGCAAGGCCTGGATTCCATATCTTTTAACACAG ACCCACAGAAATGCGAAATGGAAATCCATGGAACTGCTTGGAACATAAGGAATGACAACTTAAGTAGCAGCAACGTTTGa
- the LOC143254500 gene encoding uncharacterized protein LOC143254500 isoform X3: MVISITLLHTKSPYLIRPCEATLLLHAIKILALLLLLALFIGNHPGLEHIELQHHTRATTYSVDLPVAVEGLFKINTRASWWATYLFTGKLQGLDSISFNTDPQKCEMEIHGTAWNIRNDNLSSSNV, translated from the exons ACTTCTGCATACAAAATCTCCTTATCTTATTCGGCCTTGTGAAGCTACGTTACTACTTCATGCAATAAAGATTCTGGCTTTACTTCTTCTACTTGCTTTGTTTATTGGCAATCATCCTGGTTTGGAGCACATCGAACTGCAGCATCACACAAGAGCAACCACATACAG cGTTGACTTACCCGTAGCAGTTGAAGGATTGTTCAAAATTAATACAAGAGCAAGCTGGTGGGCCACGTACTTGTTTACTGGAAAATTGCAAGGCCTGGATTCCATATCTTTTAACACAG ACCCACAGAAATGCGAAATGGAAATCCATGGAACTGCTTGGAACATAAGGAATGACAACTTAAGTAGCAGCAACGTTTGa
- the LOC143254500 gene encoding uncharacterized protein LOC143254500 isoform X2, protein MVISITRLLHTKSPYLIRPCEATLLLHAIKILALLLLLALFIGNHPGLEHIELQHHTRATTYSVDLPVAVEGLFKINTRASWWATYLFTGKLQGLDSISFNTDPQKCEMEIHGTAWNIRNDNLSSSNV, encoded by the exons aagACTTCTGCATACAAAATCTCCTTATCTTATTCGGCCTTGTGAAGCTACGTTACTACTTCATGCAATAAAGATTCTGGCTTTACTTCTTCTACTTGCTTTGTTTATTGGCAATCATCCTGGTTTGGAGCACATCGAACTGCAGCATCACACAAGAGCAACCACATACAG cGTTGACTTACCCGTAGCAGTTGAAGGATTGTTCAAAATTAATACAAGAGCAAGCTGGTGGGCCACGTACTTGTTTACTGGAAAATTGCAAGGCCTGGATTCCATATCTTTTAACACAG ACCCACAGAAATGCGAAATGGAAATCCATGGAACTGCTTGGAACATAAGGAATGACAACTTAAGTAGCAGCAACGTTTGa